A genomic stretch from Desulfotignum balticum DSM 7044 includes:
- a CDS encoding B12-binding domain-containing radical SAM protein, which yields MFSLPFEQGPIRPVDEADSLLIRTTRGCPWNRCSFCSLYDTMKFSIRPVAEIKQDIWAAKDYFGGHPFDTCFLQDGDSFVMRTKDLIEILETLNKAFPSLRQISSYGRAQTMVKKSPQAIKEICDAGLNKLYCGMESGSLEVLEKIRKGITPESIIKSARMARQAGMHTTQFIILGLGGTELPDTHALETARVFNEINPDHIRVLTIGIKPGTDLDRQMTQGEWTRPSEAAMIAEQRLLLEHIDGIDSHYANHHSVDLLLEIRGQLPGDQQRLLGIMDRFLSLSESRQINFILGRRLGYYRTLDDQAREPDFLFVEKQVQKALASGHGSLEDIFHHLRTQVI from the coding sequence ATGTTTTCACTTCCCTTTGAGCAGGGACCGATCCGGCCGGTGGACGAGGCTGATAGCCTTTTGATCCGCACCACCCGGGGATGCCCCTGGAACCGGTGTTCTTTCTGCTCCCTGTATGACACCATGAAATTTTCCATCCGCCCGGTGGCGGAGATCAAGCAGGACATATGGGCGGCAAAAGACTATTTCGGGGGCCATCCGTTTGACACCTGCTTTCTTCAGGACGGGGACAGTTTTGTCATGCGGACCAAAGACCTGATTGAAATCCTTGAAACCCTGAATAAAGCGTTTCCTTCCCTCAGACAGATCAGCTCATACGGCCGGGCCCAGACCATGGTGAAAAAATCCCCCCAGGCCATCAAAGAGATCTGCGATGCCGGCCTGAACAAATTATACTGCGGCATGGAATCCGGCTCCTTGGAGGTCCTGGAAAAAATCCGGAAAGGGATCACCCCGGAATCCATCATTAAGTCCGCCCGCATGGCCCGGCAGGCCGGGATGCACACCACCCAGTTCATCATCCTGGGCCTGGGGGGCACGGAACTGCCCGACACCCACGCCCTGGAGACAGCCCGGGTATTCAATGAGATCAACCCGGACCATATCCGGGTGCTGACCATCGGGATCAAGCCGGGCACGGACCTGGACCGGCAGATGACGCAGGGCGAATGGACACGGCCCTCGGAAGCGGCCATGATCGCTGAGCAGCGCCTGCTTTTGGAACATATCGACGGTATTGACAGCCATTATGCCAACCACCACAGCGTGGATCTGCTGCTGGAGATCCGGGGGCAGCTGCCCGGGGACCAACAGCGGCTGCTGGGCATCATGGACCGGTTTCTGTCCCTGTCTGAATCCAGGCAGATCAACTTCATTCTGGGCCGGCGCTTAGGCTATTACCGGACCCTGGATGACCAGGCCCGTGAACCGGACTTCCTGTTTGTTGAAAAACAGGTTCAAAAAGCCCTGGCATCCGGCCATGGGAGCCTTGAAGACATTTTTCACCATCTGCGGACACAGGTTATCTGA
- a CDS encoding ATP-binding protein, which translates to MNNTNYRYPRQAEARVVEGMSDTPVVLVAGPRQAGKTTLVSHIAGQGMRYLTLDDDVTLLAAREDPAGLIRSLDRAVIDEIQRAPELLPAIKKSVDEDRRFGRFLLTGSANLMVLPKVTESLAGRMETVILLPLSQSEIHRETTNWLDNVFAGRIPEAAVPVVGDDMAEIVVKGGYPEALARQTPRRRTAWCRQYVDALIQRDVRDIADIEKQEQLPRFLCALSQMAGQLCNYTKLGGQVGLDSKTAAKYMGVLEHMFLTKRIEPWTDNRFSRVVKTPKLQFIDSGLLTTLAGFSAISSPGDRTRFGHFLESFVFGELLKHATTADSDYHIFYYRDHDKVEVDYVVENTAGFLAGVEVKAAATVKENDLKGIRRLAKAAGRKWLCGIILYDGDITLPLGKNIWAAPLSSLWGNAP; encoded by the coding sequence ATGAATAATACCAATTACCGATATCCCAGACAGGCTGAAGCCCGTGTCGTCGAGGGAATGTCAGATACCCCGGTAGTGCTGGTTGCCGGTCCGCGCCAGGCAGGCAAGACCACCCTGGTTTCACATATTGCCGGACAGGGAATGCGCTACCTGACCCTTGATGATGACGTCACCCTGCTTGCCGCCCGGGAAGATCCGGCTGGATTGATCCGCAGCCTTGATCGTGCCGTGATCGATGAAATCCAGCGGGCACCGGAACTTTTGCCGGCCATAAAAAAATCCGTGGATGAAGATCGCCGTTTCGGCCGTTTTCTGCTGACCGGTTCTGCCAATCTTATGGTGCTTCCAAAGGTAACCGAGTCGCTGGCCGGACGTATGGAAACGGTGATCCTGCTGCCGTTGTCACAAAGCGAAATACACCGGGAAACCACAAATTGGCTCGACAATGTGTTCGCCGGCCGGATTCCCGAAGCAGCCGTCCCGGTCGTCGGGGATGACATGGCTGAGATTGTTGTGAAAGGCGGATATCCGGAAGCCCTGGCACGTCAGACACCCAGGCGGCGAACCGCATGGTGCCGCCAGTATGTTGACGCCCTTATACAGCGGGATGTCAGAGATATTGCCGATATCGAAAAACAAGAGCAATTGCCCCGGTTCCTGTGCGCTCTGTCACAGATGGCGGGACAGCTGTGCAACTACACAAAACTGGGCGGACAGGTGGGACTGGACAGCAAAACCGCTGCAAAATACATGGGCGTGCTGGAGCATATGTTTCTGACAAAGCGGATCGAACCCTGGACAGATAACCGTTTCAGCCGGGTTGTAAAAACCCCCAAATTGCAGTTTATTGATTCAGGACTGCTGACAACTCTGGCGGGTTTCTCCGCCATATCCAGCCCCGGTGACCGGACCCGTTTCGGGCATTTTCTGGAAAGTTTTGTTTTCGGAGAGCTGCTAAAGCATGCCACAACAGCTGACAGTGATTATCACATATTTTACTACCGGGACCACGATAAGGTCGAGGTGGACTATGTGGTGGAAAATACCGCCGGGTTTCTGGCAGGTGTAGAGGTTAAAGCAGCCGCTACAGTAAAGGAAAACGACTTAAAAGGCATCCGACGTCTGGCAAAAGCCGCCGGCAGAAAGTGGCTTTGCGGCATTATTCTTTACGATGGCGACATCACACTGCCCCTTGGTAAAAACATCTGGGCCGCACCCCTGTCAAGTTTGTGGGGAAATGCACCATAA
- a CDS encoding BrnT family toxin, translating into MIKRSDFEWDSNKDKQNQEKHGVSFALAQLAFLDSDRVILEDLEHSEDEKRFYCLGRISGGIMTVRFIYRRNKIRIFGAGYWRKGKKIYERENQIHG; encoded by the coding sequence ATGATTAAACGATCTGATTTTGAATGGGATTCCAATAAAGACAAGCAGAATCAAGAAAAACATGGTGTTTCTTTTGCACTGGCACAACTTGCTTTTCTGGATTCTGATCGTGTTATCCTTGAAGATCTTGAACACAGTGAAGATGAAAAAAGGTTCTACTGCCTTGGCAGGATCTCCGGCGGGATAATGACGGTGCGGTTTATATACAGAAGAAATAAAATCAGAATTTTCGGCGCCGGGTATTGGCGGAAAGGAAAGAAAATATATGAAAGAGAAAATCAAATACACGGATGA
- a CDS encoding HigA family addiction module antitoxin, translating into MAMYNPPHPGEIIREFCVEPLNINITEAAKALGVTRKTLSALLNGRAGISPEMALRLSKVFGRSPEGWLKLQLQYDLWKAKQSADIGNLKRIEAA; encoded by the coding sequence ATGGCTATGTATAATCCGCCTCATCCAGGCGAAATCATAAGGGAATTTTGTGTTGAACCGCTGAATATCAATATCACGGAAGCGGCAAAAGCACTGGGTGTTACTAGAAAGACTTTATCGGCGCTATTGAATGGGAGAGCGGGAATCAGTCCGGAAATGGCATTGAGATTGTCCAAAGTCTTTGGCCGATCACCCGAAGGCTGGCTCAAGCTTCAGCTCCAATATGATTTGTGGAAAGCTAAACAGTCAGCTGATATTGGCAATTTGAAGCGTATTGAAGCGGCATGA
- a CDS encoding helix-turn-helix domain-containing protein, which produces MRDSIKKAISETVQDLIDSGFTTSFTEKELNSLGVTIPDVHLTTCQIKEIRETLNVSQPVFAKLLNVSPSSIRQWEQGKRQPTGATRVLLELLKQSPHILDYRLNA; this is translated from the coding sequence ATGAGAGATTCAATCAAAAAAGCAATTAGTGAAACCGTTCAAGATCTCATTGATTCAGGATTTACAACTTCTTTTACTGAAAAGGAGCTTAATTCATTGGGGGTTACAATCCCTGATGTGCATCTGACGACTTGCCAGATTAAAGAAATCAGAGAAACTTTAAATGTAAGCCAACCGGTTTTTGCAAAACTGTTAAATGTAAGCCCATCTTCCATCAGGCAATGGGAGCAAGGGAAAAGACAACCGACAGGTGCCACAAGAGTGCTTCTCGAATTATTAAAACAATCACCACATATTCTTGATTACAGACTCAACGCATAA
- a CDS encoding type II toxin-antitoxin system RelE/ParE family toxin, whose protein sequence is MKKLCTKWFKKWAEKALIKRSHLIEAIDNIEKGLSVADLGNNLFKIRVKRSGQGKRSGFRTIVAYRKEDRAIFLYGFGKNEKSNIEKAELHYLKKLGNDLLAIDVQQLEGFLEKQILFDLEVLK, encoded by the coding sequence ATGAAAAAACTATGTACAAAATGGTTTAAAAAATGGGCTGAAAAGGCACTAATAAAAAGATCCCATCTTATCGAAGCCATTGATAATATTGAAAAAGGACTATCAGTTGCCGATTTGGGCAATAACCTGTTCAAAATCCGTGTGAAACGAAGTGGGCAAGGAAAACGTTCTGGATTCAGAACAATAGTCGCTTACAGAAAAGAGGACAGAGCTATTTTCCTTTATGGATTTGGGAAAAATGAAAAATCAAATATTGAAAAGGCAGAACTACATTATTTAAAAAAATTGGGGAATGATTTACTTGCAATTGATGTCCAACAACTTGAAGGCTTTTTGGAAAAGCAAATATTGTTTGATCTGGAGGTGTTAAAATGA
- a CDS encoding helix-turn-helix domain-containing protein: protein MRESIAESIMSTVRDLEKIGLVDDITMRNIENLCISEVPEYTPEKIVCIRKKFKLSQAALASVFNISPSTVKKWEQGVKKPAGASRKLLDIMERKGLEALM, encoded by the coding sequence ATGAGAGAATCCATAGCCGAATCCATTATGAGTACAGTCAGAGATTTAGAAAAAATCGGGCTGGTGGATGATATAACGATGAGAAACATCGAGAATCTCTGCATTTCTGAGGTACCGGAATATACGCCCGAAAAAATCGTCTGTATCAGGAAAAAATTCAAGCTGAGCCAAGCGGCTTTAGCCAGCGTTTTCAACATAAGCCCGTCCACTGTGAAAAAATGGGAACAAGGAGTTAAAAAACCAGCCGGTGCATCAAGGAAATTATTGGATATTATGGAGCGTAAAGGATTAGAAGCACTGATGTAG
- a CDS encoding addiction module protein, protein MHFSIPLEQMSVEDKLQAIEEIWADLAGTPENIPSPSWHGDVLHAREKRISEGRSHFLDIAEAKKAVREQLK, encoded by the coding sequence ATGCACTTTAGCATTCCATTGGAACAAATGAGCGTCGAGGACAAACTACAGGCGATCGAAGAAATTTGGGCAGACCTTGCCGGTACACCAGAGAATATACCCTCTCCATCGTGGCATGGAGATGTTTTACACGCTCGAGAAAAGCGCATCTCTGAAGGGAGATCACATTTTCTCGATATAGCGGAAGCCAAAAAAGCTGTGAGAGAACAACTCAAGTGA
- a CDS encoding DNA methyltransferase: MEKAIVKIPISDIVLDESIYPRETIDHRRIAVFEENIRDGFEFDPIEVQVWPDPDNPAKIRYRILDGRHRWGAYKKTGATHIDVVIITLDQMEPILYAAKMAIGPKQLTEAETRNTARRAFQRNPRLTAAEIGRAIGRTRQTVSAYIADLRATAVFDLELKIFRLHQLGIPQDRIARRLGVPQQTISRYLPKMLEFTKWVNTDLSKGFTVQQVAQKHGWPESLVWSQALVNADDFDRFKALQWGIRTWDVWNFMECDPRFGDDWPGRIPAQLVAHILYFFSEPGDLVLDPMAGGGVCADTCLAMGRRCWSLDMDDRPETRPEIEPWFWDPEQEWDTRPFFNTREKPALIICDPPYFDKKADAYAEKSISGLSKTAYLAFLERFLRFLKQIARKDARLAFINADWRDFQNCPAKKENKGQAILLTDYHEMFKNTGWTLTHIIQAPMSSERFNAGVVSAMQKKKILGVTSRYVMVLK; this comes from the coding sequence ATGGAAAAGGCTATTGTGAAAATTCCGATTTCCGATATTGTCCTGGATGAATCCATTTATCCCAGGGAAACGATTGATCACCGGCGCATTGCCGTTTTTGAAGAAAATATCCGGGATGGGTTTGAGTTTGACCCCATCGAGGTACAGGTATGGCCGGACCCCGACAATCCGGCAAAAATCAGATACCGGATCCTGGATGGGCGCCACCGGTGGGGCGCGTATAAAAAAACGGGTGCCACCCACATCGATGTGGTAATTATCACCCTGGACCAGATGGAACCGATCCTGTATGCGGCCAAAATGGCCATCGGGCCCAAACAGCTGACGGAAGCGGAAACACGCAATACGGCCCGCCGTGCGTTTCAACGCAATCCCCGGCTGACCGCTGCTGAAATCGGCCGGGCCATTGGCAGAACCAGGCAGACCGTTTCCGCATATATTGCTGACTTAAGGGCCACGGCTGTTTTTGATCTTGAACTCAAGATTTTCCGGTTACATCAACTGGGAATTCCCCAGGACCGGATTGCCAGAAGACTGGGGGTGCCCCAGCAGACCATATCACGGTATTTACCCAAAATGTTAGAATTTACCAAATGGGTAAACACCGATTTATCGAAGGGTTTTACCGTCCAGCAAGTGGCGCAAAAGCACGGCTGGCCTGAATCTCTGGTCTGGTCACAGGCGTTGGTAAACGCCGATGATTTTGACCGGTTCAAGGCACTTCAATGGGGCATCCGGACCTGGGATGTGTGGAATTTCATGGAATGTGACCCCCGGTTCGGCGATGACTGGCCCGGCCGTATCCCGGCCCAGCTGGTGGCGCACATCCTGTATTTTTTCTCAGAGCCCGGTGATCTGGTGCTGGATCCCATGGCCGGGGGCGGGGTGTGTGCTGATACCTGCCTTGCCATGGGCCGGCGATGCTGGAGCCTGGACATGGATGACCGGCCCGAGACCAGGCCTGAGATCGAGCCCTGGTTCTGGGACCCGGAACAGGAATGGGACACCCGGCCGTTTTTCAATACCAGGGAAAAGCCCGCCCTGATCATCTGCGATCCCCCTTATTTTGATAAAAAAGCGGACGCGTATGCAGAAAAAAGCATTTCCGGGTTGTCCAAAACAGCGTATCTCGCCTTTTTAGAGCGGTTTTTGCGTTTTTTAAAACAGATCGCCAGAAAAGATGCCCGGCTGGCGTTTATCAATGCCGACTGGCGGGATTTCCAGAACTGCCCGGCGAAAAAAGAGAATAAGGGCCAGGCGATTTTACTGACCGATTATCATGAGATGTTTAAAAACACGGGCTGGACCCTGACCCATATCATCCAGGCGCCCATGTCTTCGGAGCGGTTTAACGCCGGGGTGGTGTCTGCCATGCAGAAAAAAAAGATCCTCGGGGTCACCAGCCGGTATGTGATGGTTTTGAAATAA
- a CDS encoding WYL domain-containing protein has product MKWGVQQRLQFIEYRLFWEGTINRKDLIDTFGVSVPQASADIKKYKESAPGNIYYDKSQKKYLVTSKFSPVLGSIDAHSYLSRLSMLSDGTIKKDETHMGFIPEYAVVPTIERAIDPNILKKIIKVLRAGNSINIKYQSMSRPSPVWRWISPHAFAFDGFRWHIRAFCELTNEFRDFILGRIIDAQNVKNSKINPADDVRWNHFVTVKIAAHPELTPDQRKIIEKEYNMKDGVAELKVRAAFIYYVLLRFRIENKDDLRFLKNKNAILLNYDEIEEYIEN; this is encoded by the coding sequence ATGAAATGGGGCGTCCAGCAAAGGCTACAATTTATTGAGTATCGACTCTTTTGGGAAGGTACGATAAACAGGAAAGATTTAATTGATACTTTCGGGGTCTCTGTGCCTCAGGCATCTGCGGATATAAAAAAGTACAAGGAGAGCGCGCCGGGCAATATTTACTATGATAAAAGCCAAAAAAAATACCTTGTGACATCAAAGTTTTCTCCGGTTTTAGGGTCGATCGATGCCCACAGCTATCTTTCAAGATTATCAATGCTGTCCGACGGAACAATTAAAAAGGATGAAACCCATATGGGGTTTATACCGGAATACGCTGTTGTTCCTACGATCGAAAGGGCCATTGATCCAAATATTTTAAAAAAAATCATAAAGGTTTTGCGGGCCGGGAATTCAATCAACATTAAATATCAATCAATGAGTAGACCTTCCCCTGTTTGGAGATGGATCTCACCTCATGCATTCGCCTTTGATGGGTTTAGATGGCACATTCGGGCGTTTTGTGAACTCACAAATGAATTCCGGGATTTTATTTTAGGCCGAATCATAGATGCACAAAATGTCAAAAATTCCAAGATAAACCCGGCGGATGATGTCAGATGGAACCATTTTGTGACGGTCAAGATTGCAGCCCATCCAGAACTTACACCTGATCAGCGTAAAATAATTGAAAAGGAATACAATATGAAAGACGGTGTTGCTGAATTGAAGGTTCGGGCAGCATTCATTTATTATGTGCTGCTTAGATTCAGAATTGAAAATAAAGATGATTTGAGGTTTTTAAAAAACAAAAACGCCATTTTATTAAATTATGATGAAATTGAAGAATATATAGAGAATTGA
- a CDS encoding DUF4007 family protein, whose product MYFNPKKVAFSRHESFVLRFGWLMKGFRAFEDDPNIFTNKDAVVTLGVGKNMVNSIRHWLRASKLIVWEPDTKDVTSFGRVIFSKGKGIRPIFYCTHPPRRICCSLMTIDFGKAIEADYFLWRYWLVTYLQLRKWRTA is encoded by the coding sequence ATGTATTTTAATCCCAAAAAAGTCGCTTTTTCCCGGCATGAATCATTTGTTCTTCGTTTTGGCTGGCTTATGAAAGGGTTTCGGGCTTTTGAAGACGATCCTAATATTTTTACCAACAAAGATGCAGTCGTTACCTTAGGCGTTGGAAAGAACATGGTCAATTCTATTCGGCACTGGCTTAGGGCATCGAAATTGATAGTTTGGGAGCCTGACACAAAAGATGTTACATCTTTTGGGCGGGTCATTTTTTCCAAAGGAAAAGGGATTCGACCCATTTTTTACTGCACTCACCCCCCTCGAAGAATTTGCTGTTCACTGATGACGATTGACTTTGGCAAGGCCATTGAAGCAGACTATTTTTTATGGAGATACTGGCTGGTTACATACTTGCAGCTTCGTAAATGGAGGACGGCATGA
- a CDS encoding phosphoadenosine phosphosulfate reductase family protein, with amino-acid sequence MYNFEWDKQTGGYLLTMQTGKFVACEIRPVFAEELSLTGLKDRLEFDPTERRPLLWAKQNVYLYRGEEIARLHKTRYGMPLDIEWKGMRKDKDSHKGTKIRRKMKVSPVDVGAMVTKNNSIMTALVADTLKRIKEMYDAYFRRCDTVYIGFSCGKDSVVLLDLCHKVLPLDVPVVFSDTDMELPDTYRIWEEIQNRYVDRTFLKVSAKIPALKNWQLFGPPSRTIRWCCAVHKSAPALIELKNQIGSTSMKAAAFLGVRSEESLNRSTYEDIGVGVKTSTQTNLMPILEWGAHELWIYLLENDLMINPAYRYGLPRIGCIMCPESSEKYAWFVDAVYPKAIKPYCDVIIETSGKEFSSKEEAREFLGSSNWQARKSGVTLKKHLSRPIEKSDGLDVEWHIAELNTKSFLEWLKTVGNVFQNEPNGYFRLVLKKGHREGILFKVRDTANGVGSIRFSFNDDSEKKLLLPVLRKVLQKSVACVGCQACEAECPTGALHMNNGEVTIDEVDCVNCLRCHKIDFGCWRFKSMYVAESSQSGLKGINSYNNFGLRTAFVSVYLAEREAFGQTVQLNRAKQVPAAKKWFRQGLLMDGKTTAPTKLLEVFEDRGVEDKLAWDCVWMGLCNYAPMVKWLVSTLKMDVLYSNAELFEMLGHKIKDVTKKGGMQSLKNMLVSTPFGTEENSVCELEKKGQNTVGIARRSRLVDPLVVLYGFYVMAEKSGRDTFTIRQMMEAEFDGEVVSPLVAFGIAPDEFKKQCMGLTAVHPDLIACSFTLGLDEVRVFPETKTRDDVVDLILKKY; translated from the coding sequence ATGTATAATTTTGAGTGGGACAAACAAACGGGTGGGTATTTGTTGACGATGCAGACAGGGAAATTTGTGGCCTGTGAAATCCGTCCGGTCTTTGCTGAGGAACTATCGCTCACAGGGTTAAAGGATCGTTTAGAATTTGATCCTACAGAGAGACGTCCGCTCCTCTGGGCAAAGCAGAACGTGTATCTATATCGAGGCGAAGAGATAGCGAGGCTTCATAAAACACGTTACGGTATGCCATTGGACATCGAATGGAAGGGTATGAGAAAAGACAAAGATTCGCACAAAGGAACAAAAATACGAAGAAAAATGAAGGTGTCGCCGGTTGATGTCGGAGCAATGGTAACAAAAAACAATAGTATAATGACCGCTCTGGTGGCTGATACTCTTAAACGCATTAAAGAGATGTACGATGCCTATTTTAGGAGATGTGACACAGTTTATATTGGTTTCAGCTGTGGTAAGGACTCGGTGGTCCTACTCGACCTTTGCCACAAGGTCCTGCCCCTGGACGTTCCTGTTGTTTTCAGCGATACAGATATGGAACTACCGGATACCTACCGCATATGGGAGGAAATCCAAAATCGATACGTAGACCGCACATTTTTAAAGGTTTCTGCCAAGATCCCTGCCCTGAAAAACTGGCAACTTTTTGGCCCACCATCACGTACTATCCGATGGTGTTGCGCTGTTCACAAGAGTGCCCCAGCGCTTATTGAGCTTAAAAATCAGATAGGCTCGACATCCATGAAAGCTGCGGCGTTTCTTGGCGTTCGTAGTGAAGAAAGTTTGAATCGATCCACCTATGAAGATATTGGTGTAGGTGTAAAAACGTCAACACAGACGAATCTCATGCCCATTTTGGAGTGGGGTGCGCATGAGTTGTGGATATATCTGCTTGAAAACGATCTGATGATCAACCCCGCCTACCGATATGGATTGCCCCGTATCGGTTGTATAATGTGCCCAGAATCTTCTGAAAAATACGCTTGGTTTGTAGATGCGGTTTATCCAAAAGCGATCAAACCATATTGTGATGTTATCATTGAGACCAGTGGTAAAGAGTTTTCTTCCAAAGAGGAGGCGAGAGAATTTCTTGGGAGCTCAAACTGGCAGGCACGGAAAAGTGGAGTGACGTTGAAGAAACATCTTTCACGACCTATTGAAAAATCAGATGGTTTGGACGTTGAATGGCATATCGCAGAACTAAATACCAAATCGTTTTTAGAGTGGTTGAAAACGGTGGGAAATGTCTTCCAGAATGAACCCAATGGTTATTTCCGACTTGTATTAAAGAAAGGACACCGTGAAGGCATTTTATTCAAGGTGCGCGATACCGCAAACGGTGTTGGAAGTATCAGGTTTTCTTTTAATGACGATTCGGAAAAGAAACTGCTTCTGCCGGTTTTGCGAAAGGTTTTGCAAAAATCAGTGGCTTGTGTTGGCTGCCAGGCGTGTGAAGCGGAATGTCCAACGGGAGCACTTCATATGAATAACGGCGAGGTGACGATTGACGAAGTTGATTGTGTCAATTGCTTAAGGTGTCACAAAATAGATTTTGGATGTTGGAGGTTTAAATCAATGTATGTTGCCGAAAGTTCCCAATCGGGATTAAAAGGAATCAATTCATATAACAATTTTGGGCTTCGGACTGCGTTTGTTTCCGTTTATCTTGCTGAGCGGGAAGCTTTTGGCCAGACAGTCCAACTCAACCGTGCTAAACAAGTCCCAGCAGCGAAAAAGTGGTTCCGTCAAGGATTGTTGATGGATGGGAAAACAACTGCACCCACGAAACTCCTTGAAGTATTTGAGGACAGGGGGGTCGAGGATAAATTGGCCTGGGACTGCGTTTGGATGGGGTTGTGTAACTATGCACCGATGGTAAAATGGCTGGTCAGCACATTGAAAATGGATGTGTTGTATTCGAATGCCGAGTTGTTTGAAATGCTTGGTCATAAAATCAAGGATGTGACAAAAAAAGGTGGTATGCAGTCATTAAAAAACATGTTGGTCTCGACTCCATTTGGGACGGAAGAGAACAGCGTATGCGAGTTGGAAAAAAAAGGTCAGAATACTGTTGGAATTGCCCGCCGTTCCCGTTTGGTGGATCCGTTGGTAGTTCTTTACGGGTTTTATGTGATGGCAGAAAAATCCGGGCGTGATACTTTCACGATAAGACAGATGATGGAGGCGGAGTTCGATGGGGAGGTCGTGTCTCCTCTAGTGGCATTTGGCATTGCGCCGGATGAATTCAAGAAACAGTGCATGGGATTGACAGCGGTGCATCCTGATCTCATTGCGTGCAGCTTTACGCTTGGTCTGGACGAGGTAAGGGTTTTTCCGGAAACGAAAACCCGGGATGATGTGGTTGATTTGATTTTAAAAAAATATTGA